A window of Cryptomeria japonica chromosome 3, Sugi_1.0, whole genome shotgun sequence contains these coding sequences:
- the LOC131068404 gene encoding ribonuclease 3-like protein 2, whose protein sequence is MDEQLDDKCLEEKIDQIFSNSEHKILLDRLSELEEVLNYKFNKRNLIEEALTHSSVILNFSTELELLGLNECEISKHLKIRGLYSYERLEFLGDAILGQLVTVYLYNPDMQPGILTRLRSANVRNETLAHVAVKHGLFSYLRFESTDLKEAIEKFTPIAKNEVKHHRSYHSNAPKALADIVESIAGAVFVDSENSVDKVWKLVQRHLRGTQLQSIRNCVKRRGNPFEYFTYIVDNLLATVDVFIDGELMGSGENEIKKLAKRAAARDTFLNLKVEKRKPLLQPLVDPKTLERHPVAELQELCQREGKSIEYFSYIVDNLLVTVDVFIDGELVASGENEIKEVAKRAAVTNAFLNLKEYKSVELAQGLPVPGSQNSLRECTPEEPGVSVDLTVREGIIT, encoded by the exons ATGGATGAGCAATTGGATGATAAATGCTTGGAAGAAAAAATAGATCAAATATTTTCCAATTCAGAACATAAAATTCTTTTAGATAGATTGAGCGAGTTAGAAGAGGTTTTGAATTACAAATTCAACAAAAGAAATCTTATTGAAGAAGCCCTCACTCATTCCTCTGTAATTCTAAATTTTAGTACAGAATTGGAATTGTTGGGTTTGAATGAGTGTGAGATCTCTAAACATTTGAAAATTAGGGGCCTCTATTCATATGAGCGCTTGGAGTTTTTGGGAGACGCCATTTTGGGTCAATTGGTTACAGTTTATCTGTATAACCCAGACATGCAACCAGGCATCTTGACCCGCTTGCGGTCTGCAAATGTTAGAAATGAAACACTGGCTCATGTGGCGGTGAAGCATGGATTGTTTAGTTACCTTCGTTTTGAATCCACAGATCTGAaagaagct aTCGAGAAGTTCACTCCAATTGCAAAAAATGAAGTAAAACATCATCGTTCTTACCATTCAAACGCTCCAAAAGCTCTTGCTGATATAGTGGAATCCATCGCTGGTGCAGTCTTTGTAGATAGTGAAAATTCTGTAGACAAAGTTTGGAAG TTGGTCCAGAGACACTTGAGAGGCACCCAGTTGCAGAGCATCAGGAATTGTGTCAAAAGGAGGGGAAATCCTTTTGAGTACTTCACTTATATAGTGGACAATCTTTTGGCAACTGTGGATGTATTTATAGATGGGGAGTTGATGGGCAGCggagaaaatgaaataaaaaaattggCAAAGAGAGCAGCCGCTAGAGATACCTTTCTCAATTTAAAAGTAGAAAAGAGAAAACCATTGTTACAACCATTAGTTGATCCAAAGACACTTGAGAGGCACCCAGTTGCAGAGCTTCAGGAATTATGTCAAAGGGAGGGGAAATCTATTGAGTACTTCAGTTATATAGTGGACAATCTTTTGGTAACTGTGGATGTATTTATCGATGGGGAGTTGGTGGCAAGTggagaaaatgaaataaaagaagTGGCAAAGAGAGCAGCCGTTACAAATGCCTTTCTCAAtttaaaa GAGTACAAATCTGTAGAACT agcccaGGGTTTACCAGTACCAGGGAGCCAGAATAGCCTGAGGGAGTGTACACCAGAAGAACCTGGTGTGAGTGTTGATCTAACTGTTCGAGAAGGAATCATCACATAG